One stretch of Eggerthella lenta DSM 2243 DNA includes these proteins:
- a CDS encoding RNHCP domain-containing protein, whose amino-acid sequence MEKFKRGSAFYQAHACMDSFVCKQCGRIVTPDGAGSRHRNHCPQCLHSLHVDERPGDRASVCESVMEPISVWVRKDGEWAIVHRCKRCGHLSSNRIAADDNPLKLMSIAVKPLAEPPFPLEELGPDACGGQASEGGDAR is encoded by the coding sequence GTGGAAAAATTCAAGAGAGGCAGCGCCTTCTATCAGGCTCATGCCTGCATGGACAGTTTCGTCTGCAAACAGTGCGGCCGGATCGTCACGCCCGACGGGGCGGGAAGCCGCCATCGCAACCATTGCCCCCAGTGCCTGCACAGCCTGCACGTCGACGAGCGGCCCGGCGATCGCGCTTCCGTGTGCGAAAGCGTCATGGAGCCTATCAGCGTGTGGGTACGCAAAGACGGGGAATGGGCCATCGTGCACCGCTGCAAACGTTGCGGGCACCTGAGCTCGAACCGCATCGCAGCCGACGACAACCCCTTAAAGCTTATGTCCATCGCCGTGAAGCCGTTGGCCGAGCCGCCGTTTCCCCTCGAAGAGCTCGGGCCGGACGCATGCGGAGGGCAAGCGAGCGAAGGGGGCGATGCGCGATGA
- a CDS encoding glycoside hydrolase family 2 protein, which yields MLDIKRVIASAPRKPEQAELRPLTTPWSEQAAAGKGRAGLHPHPQFARAGFELLDGWWDYAIVDADSAAQAWRDAAPPNAWDGCILVPFSPEAPLSGAERQLQPDELLWYRRPFAVPDGMDVEGGRRLVVHFEAVDYACACYVNRVRVGEHVGGYLPFAFDVTDALVSGENELSICVWDPSDAGVQLRGKQRLKRGGIWYTAQSGIWQSVWLEAVPEARIERLAVDASVEGRLTLRAVVRGAAVDGGELTVRVFDEGAEVARASAAPAADGTCEPILDVARPHRWSTDDPHLYDLELTYGSDRVTSYCAFRTVSVEADEHGARRLFLNHEPLFLRGVLDQGYWPDGLMTAPSDEALAFDVRSMKDLGFNLLRKHIKVESDRWYYHCDRLGMLVWQDMVSGGAAPSPWHSSYKPTFFRGSWGRYADDDPRHFPGLASDSAAFRAEWTEACEDTVRYLGNHPSIVTWVLFNEAWGQFDARRAVERVRAIDPSRPVDAVSGWYDQACGDFLSVHNYFRPLEVYRDEARPARAFVISEFGGSSCHLADHSSLATSYGYAACPDPASFRDAVHKTLAQADALEAEGLAGYVYTQLSDVEEETNGLLTYDRRVNKLADPAEEDAR from the coding sequence ATGCTGGACATCAAGCGCGTCATCGCGAGCGCTCCGCGCAAGCCGGAGCAAGCGGAGCTGCGGCCGCTGACCACGCCGTGGAGCGAGCAGGCGGCCGCAGGCAAGGGCCGTGCGGGGCTGCATCCGCATCCGCAGTTCGCGCGGGCGGGGTTCGAGCTGCTCGACGGCTGGTGGGACTACGCCATCGTCGACGCCGACAGCGCCGCGCAGGCCTGGCGCGATGCCGCCCCTCCGAACGCCTGGGACGGGTGCATCCTCGTGCCGTTCTCGCCGGAAGCGCCCCTGTCGGGCGCGGAGCGGCAGTTGCAGCCGGACGAGCTTCTGTGGTACCGACGGCCGTTCGCCGTGCCGGACGGCATGGACGTGGAGGGCGGTCGGCGCCTCGTTGTGCACTTCGAAGCCGTGGACTACGCATGCGCATGCTATGTGAACAGGGTGCGCGTAGGCGAGCACGTAGGCGGCTACCTGCCGTTCGCGTTCGACGTCACGGATGCGCTGGTCTCCGGCGAGAACGAGCTGTCCATATGCGTGTGGGACCCGAGCGACGCGGGCGTGCAGCTGCGCGGCAAGCAACGGCTGAAGCGCGGGGGCATCTGGTACACCGCGCAAAGCGGCATCTGGCAGAGCGTGTGGCTGGAAGCGGTTCCGGAAGCGCGCATCGAACGGTTGGCCGTCGACGCGAGCGTCGAAGGGCGGCTCACGTTGCGAGCGGTGGTGCGCGGCGCGGCGGTGGACGGCGGCGAGCTGACCGTGCGGGTGTTCGACGAAGGCGCGGAAGTTGCGCGCGCATCCGCGGCGCCCGCAGCCGACGGGACGTGCGAGCCGATCCTCGACGTGGCGCGTCCGCACCGGTGGAGCACCGACGACCCACATCTGTACGATCTGGAGCTGACGTACGGAAGCGACCGCGTGACCAGCTATTGCGCGTTTCGCACGGTGAGCGTGGAAGCGGACGAGCACGGCGCGAGGCGGCTGTTCCTCAATCACGAACCCCTCTTCCTGCGCGGCGTGCTGGACCAGGGGTATTGGCCCGACGGCCTCATGACCGCGCCGTCGGACGAGGCGCTGGCCTTCGACGTCCGGTCGATGAAGGACCTCGGGTTCAACCTGCTGCGCAAGCACATCAAGGTGGAGAGCGATCGCTGGTACTACCACTGCGACAGGCTGGGCATGCTCGTGTGGCAGGACATGGTGAGCGGCGGCGCGGCGCCCAGCCCCTGGCATTCCAGCTACAAGCCCACCTTCTTCCGCGGCTCGTGGGGCCGCTACGCCGACGACGACCCGCGCCACTTCCCCGGGCTCGCCTCCGACAGCGCGGCGTTTCGCGCCGAGTGGACCGAAGCATGCGAGGACACCGTGCGCTACCTGGGGAACCATCCGTCCATCGTGACCTGGGTGCTGTTCAACGAGGCCTGGGGGCAGTTCGACGCGCGCAGGGCCGTGGAGCGGGTGCGCGCGATCGACCCCTCGCGGCCCGTCGACGCGGTCAGCGGCTGGTACGACCAGGCCTGCGGGGACTTCCTGAGCGTGCATAACTACTTCCGGCCGCTCGAGGTGTACCGGGACGAGGCGCGCCCGGCGCGAGCGTTCGTCATATCGGAGTTCGGCGGATCGTCGTGCCATCTGGCCGACCACAGCTCGCTGGCCACATCGTACGGATACGCCGCCTGCCCCGACCCGGCATCGTTTCGGGATGCCGTGCACAAGACGCTCGCGCAGGCGGACGCGCTGGAGGCGGAAGGGCTTGCGGGTTACGTGTACACGCAGCTGTCCGACGTGGAAGAGGAGACGAACGGGCTGCTCACCTACGACCGGCGCGTCAACAAGCTGGCCGATCCGGCGGAGGAGGATGCGCGATGA
- a CDS encoding UDP-glucose--hexose-1-phosphate uridylyltransferase — protein MGAPLPPPDEVRAAFSRLHARDGEAAVAYLHALGTASGYLKADAARAIRWTGESAYGTLECTINLAKPEKDPRAITAAASKGTPSPERMDDPASMRANAAAGAPPAHAKAAASEGRHPAAGRSRGPQCDLCWENEEFPGTPEHPAKPGLRIAAIELGGERWGLQFSPYAYFPEHCIALSAEHRPMKIDAACFERLLDFVDAFPFYFVGSNADLPIVGGSILSHDHFQGGRHVFPLMRAPIERAVALPGCPQVHGGVVRWPASVLRLISHDRNALARGAKRVLDAWQGFSFEPCGVRACGRDADGAPVRHNTLNPIVHRENGEYVLDLVLRNNRTDAAHPWGIFHPGEELHHIKKENIGLIEIMGLAVLPPRLARELPAVQDELACAAREGRTPQEVEARLLAREATAPHAPWAADVYARRAGEFDHETTTPSPCLAGGDVGGGALCPVMREEVALVFAAVLESTGVFKRDETGAAG, from the coding sequence ATGGGCGCACCGCTTCCGCCGCCCGACGAAGTGCGCGCCGCCTTCTCCCGCCTGCACGCGCGCGACGGGGAAGCGGCCGTCGCCTACCTGCACGCGCTGGGCACGGCCAGCGGCTACCTCAAGGCAGACGCGGCGCGTGCCATCCGTTGGACGGGCGAGAGCGCCTACGGCACGTTGGAATGCACCATCAACCTGGCCAAACCCGAGAAGGATCCGCGCGCCATCACGGCGGCAGCCTCGAAAGGCACGCCCTCGCCGGAGCGCATGGACGATCCCGCAAGCATGCGCGCGAACGCGGCGGCTGGCGCACCGCCGGCGCACGCGAAGGCTGCGGCAAGCGAGGGACGGCATCCGGCCGCCGGCCGTTCGCGCGGGCCGCAGTGCGACCTCTGCTGGGAGAACGAGGAATTCCCCGGCACGCCCGAGCACCCTGCCAAGCCCGGCCTGCGCATCGCCGCCATCGAGCTGGGCGGCGAGCGGTGGGGGCTGCAGTTCTCGCCGTACGCGTACTTTCCCGAGCATTGCATCGCGCTTTCCGCGGAGCATCGGCCCATGAAGATCGACGCCGCCTGCTTCGAGCGGCTGCTCGACTTCGTCGACGCGTTCCCGTTCTACTTCGTCGGCTCGAACGCCGATCTGCCCATCGTGGGCGGCTCCATACTCTCCCACGACCACTTCCAGGGAGGGCGGCACGTGTTTCCGCTGATGCGCGCGCCTATCGAGCGCGCTGTGGCGCTTCCGGGATGTCCTCAGGTGCACGGCGGCGTCGTGCGCTGGCCCGCATCGGTGCTCCGTTTGATCTCTCACGATCGGAATGCGCTCGCGCGCGGCGCCAAGCGGGTGCTGGACGCGTGGCAGGGCTTCTCCTTCGAGCCGTGCGGCGTTCGCGCGTGCGGCCGAGACGCCGACGGCGCGCCCGTGCGCCACAACACGCTCAACCCCATCGTGCACCGGGAGAACGGCGAGTACGTGCTGGACCTCGTGCTGCGCAACAACCGCACGGACGCCGCGCATCCCTGGGGCATCTTCCATCCCGGCGAAGAGCTGCACCATATCAAGAAGGAGAACATCGGCCTCATCGAGATCATGGGGCTTGCCGTCCTGCCGCCCCGCCTCGCCCGCGAGCTGCCGGCCGTGCAGGACGAGCTCGCGTGCGCCGCACGAGAAGGACGCACGCCGCAGGAGGTGGAGGCGCGCCTGCTCGCCCGCGAGGCCACCGCGCCCCACGCCCCTTGGGCCGCCGACGTCTACGCCCGCCGCGCCGGGGAGTTCGACCATGAGACGACAACCCCCTCCCCCTGTCTCGCAGGCGGCGATGTCGGGGGCGGCGCGCTCTGCCCCGTCATGCGCGAAGAAGTCGCCCTGGTGTTCGCCGCCGTGCTTGAATCCACCGGCGTCTTCAAGCGCGACGAAACGGGAGCGGCCGGCTAG
- a CDS encoding Type 1 glutamine amidotransferase-like domain-containing protein, producing MERLLLVSMFQNVTGLLKEIEPDLEGKTVTYIPTASRVERLGFLARMSRWVLRGMGLRVDAVDVSTAPYEAMRRAFEGNDLVFIVGGNTFYLLQELRKSGADKLLCEAVRAGKLCIGESAGAIVAAPDIAYSRAMDRPDRAPDLHDFAGLSLVDFYPVPHERNRELDPAAEQIVREYAGILDVRPFDDKQAIYVEDGAARILNA from the coding sequence ATGGAAAGGCTGCTTCTCGTGTCGATGTTCCAGAACGTCACGGGCCTCTTGAAGGAAATCGAGCCCGACCTCGAAGGCAAAACCGTCACGTACATCCCCACGGCCAGCCGGGTCGAACGCCTCGGGTTCCTCGCCCGCATGAGCCGATGGGTGCTACGCGGCATGGGGCTGCGCGTGGACGCCGTCGACGTTTCCACGGCGCCCTACGAGGCCATGCGCCGCGCGTTCGAGGGCAACGACCTCGTTTTCATCGTGGGCGGCAACACCTTCTACCTGCTGCAGGAACTGCGGAAATCTGGGGCGGACAAGCTGCTCTGCGAAGCGGTGCGCGCAGGCAAGCTCTGCATCGGCGAATCGGCGGGAGCCATCGTAGCCGCTCCCGACATCGCGTACTCGCGCGCGATGGATCGGCCCGACCGGGCACCCGACCTGCACGATTTCGCCGGGCTCAGCCTCGTCGACTTCTACCCGGTGCCCCATGAGCGCAACCGCGAGCTCGACCCCGCCGCCGAGCAGATCGTTCGGGAATACGCCGGCATCCTCGACGTTCGCCCCTTCGACGACAAGCAGGCCATCTACGTAGAAGACGGCGCCGCGCGCATCCTGAACGCATAA
- a CDS encoding helix-turn-helix domain-containing protein — protein sequence MTRVSKTEDLGKALRARRRELGYSQSELAGFCGCGTRFISDLENGKESIQLGKALDVASMMGLNVYVERRGDASD from the coding sequence ATGACGCGCGTGTCGAAAACGGAAGACTTGGGGAAGGCCCTTCGCGCTCGGCGCAGAGAGCTGGGGTACTCCCAAAGCGAGCTCGCAGGTTTTTGCGGCTGCGGCACGCGCTTCATTTCGGACTTGGAGAACGGCAAGGAGAGCATCCAACTCGGAAAGGCCCTCGACGTGGCGTCCATGATGGGGCTCAACGTGTACGTCGAGCGCAGGGGCGATGCCAGCGACTAG
- a CDS encoding flavodoxin, translating to MRQNGLDRRTFVMGSFGFCMAVLGGGMLAGCVAAEEQVAENDAREQGESGSAESVAPESAPEPAGRVGRALVAVFSYSGTTLSVAERIAEATGADLFRIETTDAYPDDYDAMISQVQREQDEGYLPPIAATVPDWDAYDAVYLGHPIWWGQLPHVMRAFLSQHDLAGKVIVPFSTSSSSGNAEALDAIRELCPAADLREALHLTRGSLPVALDEVQPWIERLGL from the coding sequence ATGAGGCAAAACGGATTGGACAGGCGCACCTTCGTGATGGGGTCGTTCGGCTTCTGCATGGCGGTGCTCGGCGGCGGCATGCTCGCCGGATGCGTCGCGGCGGAGGAGCAGGTTGCGGAAAACGATGCGCGCGAACAGGGCGAAAGCGGATCGGCCGAGTCCGTGGCGCCCGAATCGGCGCCTGAGCCCGCAGGTCGCGTCGGGCGGGCGCTCGTGGCGGTGTTCTCGTACTCGGGCACCACGCTCTCGGTCGCCGAGCGTATCGCGGAGGCGACGGGCGCCGACCTGTTCCGCATCGAGACGACCGACGCGTATCCCGACGACTACGACGCTATGATCTCTCAAGTGCAGCGCGAGCAGGACGAGGGCTATCTGCCGCCGATCGCGGCGACGGTGCCGGATTGGGACGCCTACGATGCGGTCTACCTGGGCCATCCCATCTGGTGGGGACAACTGCCGCACGTGATGCGGGCGTTCCTGTCGCAGCACGACTTGGCGGGCAAGGTTATCGTGCCGTTCTCCACGAGCAGCTCGAGCGGCAACGCCGAAGCCCTCGACGCCATCCGCGAACTCTGCCCTGCGGCCGACCTGCGCGAAGCTCTCCACCTCACGCGCGGCAGTCTCCCCGTCGCCCTCGATGAGGTGCAGCCGTGGATCGAGCGGTTGGGGCTGTAG
- a CDS encoding SDR family NAD(P)-dependent oxidoreductase: MGARIALVTGATGGLGRVFVDQLLEEDGLDELWAVARTAQKLERLRDELGSRVVPLPVDLANASGLRTVARMLEEERPTVAYLVNNAGTAKMGAWDEFSVGEIERTVALNCTAVTALCRTCLPFMGRGSRILNVSSASAFQPTPYLSLYAATKAFELSYSRALRAELAGTGVTVCGVCPSWVDTDLLVREVNGRRVAFPGLVPPEKVVARALRDARRGRELSVYPLYAKYLHAAAKVVPQRVVMATWLRMLKRYEG; the protein is encoded by the coding sequence ATGGGCGCGCGCATCGCGCTGGTCACCGGTGCGACCGGCGGATTGGGGCGCGTCTTCGTGGATCAGCTGCTCGAGGAGGACGGCCTCGACGAACTCTGGGCGGTGGCTCGCACCGCGCAGAAGCTCGAACGCCTGCGCGACGAGCTGGGCTCGCGCGTGGTTCCGCTTCCGGTCGACTTGGCTAACGCATCGGGACTGCGAACCGTCGCGCGCATGCTCGAGGAGGAGCGCCCGACGGTGGCCTATCTGGTGAACAACGCCGGGACGGCCAAGATGGGCGCATGGGACGAGTTCTCCGTCGGAGAGATCGAGCGCACGGTGGCGTTGAACTGCACGGCCGTCACCGCGCTCTGCCGGACATGCTTGCCTTTCATGGGAAGGGGGAGCCGCATCCTGAACGTGTCGTCGGCTTCGGCCTTCCAGCCAACGCCGTACCTCTCCCTGTACGCGGCGACGAAGGCGTTCGAGCTCAGCTACTCGCGGGCGTTGCGCGCTGAGCTGGCGGGCACCGGCGTGACGGTATGCGGGGTATGCCCCAGCTGGGTGGACACCGACCTGCTCGTGCGCGAGGTCAACGGGCGTCGCGTGGCCTTCCCCGGGCTCGTGCCGCCCGAGAAGGTGGTCGCCCGCGCACTGCGCGACGCGCGGCGGGGGCGGGAGCTTTCGGTGTACCCGCTGTACGCGAAGTACCTTCACGCAGCCGCGAAGGTGGTGCCGCAACGCGTCGTCATGGCCACCTGGCTGCGCATGCTGAAGCGTTACGAAGGTTGA
- a CDS encoding MFS transporter has protein sequence MLAEPAAPPRPGLTKKSWALIILLSFFGQVAWALENNFFNLFIQDVFDASLSDVALMVSASALTAAATTLFVGAWSDRAGKRKAFIGIGTVLWGLSIIVFAYLQTISLALAGSTAAAMAFGVTLTIVFDCIMTFFGSLANDSCFNAWVTDITTEKNRGKVEGVNSAMPLLAMLAVFGGAMFLMIVRPDGTVTYDYPLFFIVIGAAVVALGIAVLLLMDDSAPERREEGGYLASVLYGFRPRAVAENRMLYLVLLAYLVFATALQVFMPCYVLYLRLPYILGESYVFVMAPGIVIAAVFTILYGKRVDRRGFLRSVIVPLALFVAGCLVLTLLTSAAGVFAGSVLMLCGYLGAVACFGAEVRNNTPAGHVGMFQGVRIFMAVLVPMLVGPWIGSTLSATSGAVGFGVVGDGFTPSSLIFLGGAVVGALTFAVLPFVRAQREREHREAS, from the coding sequence ATGCTTGCCGAACCTGCTGCCCCTCCCCGCCCCGGCCTGACGAAGAAGTCGTGGGCGCTCATCATCCTGCTGTCGTTCTTCGGGCAGGTGGCCTGGGCGCTCGAGAACAACTTCTTCAACCTGTTCATCCAGGACGTGTTCGACGCGTCGCTGTCCGACGTGGCGCTGATGGTATCGGCCTCGGCGCTGACCGCGGCGGCCACCACGCTGTTCGTGGGCGCGTGGTCGGACCGCGCGGGCAAGCGCAAGGCGTTCATCGGCATCGGCACCGTCCTTTGGGGCCTGTCCATCATCGTGTTCGCCTACTTGCAGACCATCTCGCTGGCGCTGGCCGGCTCGACTGCGGCGGCCATGGCGTTCGGCGTGACGCTGACCATCGTGTTCGACTGCATCATGACGTTCTTCGGCAGCCTGGCGAACGACTCGTGCTTCAACGCCTGGGTCACCGACATCACCACCGAGAAGAACCGCGGCAAGGTGGAGGGCGTGAACTCGGCCATGCCGCTGCTGGCGATGCTGGCCGTGTTCGGCGGCGCGATGTTCCTCATGATCGTGCGGCCTGACGGCACGGTGACCTACGACTACCCGCTGTTCTTCATCGTCATCGGAGCCGCCGTGGTGGCGCTCGGCATCGCGGTGCTGCTGCTCATGGACGACTCCGCGCCCGAGCGGCGCGAGGAGGGCGGCTACCTGGCAAGCGTGCTGTACGGCTTCCGGCCGCGCGCGGTGGCCGAGAACCGGATGCTGTACCTGGTGCTGCTGGCCTACCTCGTGTTCGCCACCGCGTTGCAGGTGTTCATGCCCTGCTACGTGCTGTACCTGCGGCTTCCCTACATCCTGGGAGAGAGCTACGTGTTCGTGATGGCACCGGGCATCGTCATTGCCGCCGTGTTCACCATCCTGTACGGCAAGAGGGTGGACCGCCGCGGTTTCCTGCGCTCGGTGATCGTGCCGCTGGCGCTGTTCGTCGCGGGATGCCTCGTGCTCACGCTGCTGACCAGCGCCGCAGGCGTGTTCGCGGGATCGGTGCTCATGCTGTGCGGCTACCTGGGCGCGGTGGCGTGCTTCGGCGCCGAGGTGCGCAACAACACGCCCGCCGGGCACGTGGGGATGTTTCAGGGCGTGCGCATCTTCATGGCGGTGCTCGTCCCCATGCTCGTGGGGCCGTGGATCGGGTCGACTCTGAGCGCCACGTCGGGCGCTGTCGGGTTCGGCGTGGTGGGCGACGGGTTCACGCCGTCGTCGCTGATATTTTTGGGAGGCGCCGTCGTGGGAGCGCTGACGTTCGCCGTGCTGCCGTTCGTCCGCGCGCAGCGTGAACGCGAGCATCGGGAAGCGTCCTGA
- a CDS encoding galactokinase, with protein sequence MTTLEDARTPAPARLRKRFAERFGNAGARPLAFASAPGRVELAGNHTDHQGGRTISAAIDRRIYALAAPNGTDEMRVSMESFGDIALSCGDLDARESERGTSLALVRGMAAAFVRAGGRLSGFDAATCSDIPAGAGVSSSAAFEMLVGVLLRVLCDPTGAVPCDPVALALEGAQVEQAYFGKPCGVQDQLASAQGGAAAFDFAGDLPRVEPIAFDWEACGYALCLVDSRCDHSVHADEYAAVPADMRAVARRFGCERLEDVPYPVFLARLADVRAHLGDRAALRALHYFEETRRVAAQQRALESGDIEGFLEGVRQSGASSAQFLQNVSPRGDGLGARQPAMMVLALCAHLLDGRGAYRIHGGGFGGSALAFVPAEDIDAFCESMDALLGYDACLRAKVDGRGAYAERMA encoded by the coding sequence ATGACGACCCTGGAGGATGCCCGCACTCCTGCGCCGGCGCGCCTGCGCAAGCGGTTCGCCGAGCGCTTCGGGAACGCGGGCGCACGGCCGCTCGCATTCGCATCCGCTCCCGGGCGCGTGGAGCTGGCCGGCAACCATACCGACCATCAGGGCGGGCGCACGATCTCGGCCGCCATCGACCGCCGCATCTACGCGCTCGCCGCCCCGAACGGCACCGACGAGATGCGCGTGAGCATGGAGAGCTTCGGCGACATCGCGCTGAGCTGCGGCGACTTGGACGCGCGCGAAAGCGAGCGCGGGACGTCGCTTGCGCTCGTGCGCGGCATGGCGGCCGCCTTCGTGCGCGCGGGCGGAAGGCTTTCCGGGTTCGATGCGGCCACCTGCTCCGACATCCCCGCAGGCGCCGGGGTCTCGTCGTCGGCCGCGTTCGAGATGCTGGTCGGCGTGCTGCTGCGCGTGCTGTGCGACCCGACGGGCGCCGTGCCGTGCGACCCCGTGGCGCTGGCGTTGGAGGGCGCTCAGGTCGAGCAGGCCTACTTCGGGAAGCCCTGCGGCGTGCAGGACCAGCTGGCCAGCGCGCAGGGCGGCGCGGCGGCCTTCGACTTCGCGGGCGACCTGCCGCGCGTCGAGCCCATCGCCTTCGACTGGGAGGCGTGCGGCTATGCGCTCTGCCTGGTGGACAGCCGATGCGACCACTCCGTCCACGCGGACGAGTACGCGGCCGTTCCCGCCGACATGCGCGCGGTCGCGCGGCGCTTCGGATGCGAGCGGCTGGAAGACGTTCCCTACCCCGTCTTCCTCGCCCGGCTGGCCGACGTGCGCGCGCACCTGGGCGACCGTGCGGCCTTGCGCGCGCTCCACTACTTCGAGGAGACGCGGCGCGTTGCCGCGCAGCAGCGGGCGTTGGAATCCGGAGACATCGAAGGGTTTCTCGAAGGCGTGCGGCAATCGGGCGCGTCGTCGGCGCAGTTCCTGCAGAACGTGTCGCCGCGCGGCGACGGCTTGGGCGCACGGCAGCCGGCCATGATGGTCCTCGCGCTGTGCGCGCACCTCCTGGACGGGCGCGGCGCGTACCGCATCCACGGCGGCGGGTTCGGCGGCAGCGCGCTGGCCTTCGTGCCGGCGGAGGACATCGACGCGTTCTGCGAGTCGATGGATGCGCTGCTGGGCTACGACGCCTGCCTGCGCGCGAAGGTAGACGGCCGCGGCGCGTACGCGGAGCGGATGGCCTGA
- a CDS encoding DUF362 domain-containing protein, which yields MEEARMDRRTFVMGAAAIGAAALAGGVLGGCSDGEEAGTMTEPVPAAPSPTPEPAPGPLPYDSVFPPHEPLGRGVGAMPGRVAWVRDAAAVTWDGSGYWWQREHFNEDAVRRMVDDGVAAAAGADDAAAGWRVLFEAHNTRVGRAGGYRAGQRIAVKANMNGAGTFGTDEDSAMSYTTPVLLRALLLSLVEDAGTAPGDIAVYDACRIFPAHMMEFCSEGALAGVRFRCYDEGGPNDAVGDESAPVIWSGDVAGAANVVPACVSEADYLINLASLKGHSYGLTLCGKNHFGSLVNSNRLRPPEAAGIHRYVSGQTMGMYTVPVDLLANRLLGGKTMLWMLDGLVTAVSEGASVTREAALWEGAPFDGGFAASIFLSQDPVAIDSVGADFLINQPAVTSRNAALEGNLDVENYLHEAALASAPPSGAAYRDGAGNPVESLGVHEHWNNSVERLYSRDRGESEGIELVRILR from the coding sequence ATGGAAGAGGCCCGCATGGATCGGCGCACCTTCGTCATGGGGGCGGCCGCCATCGGCGCGGCGGCGCTAGCGGGCGGGGTGCTGGGCGGATGCTCGGATGGGGAAGAGGCTGGGACGATGACGGAACCTGTTCCCGCTGCACCTTCGCCGACGCCCGAACCCGCCCCCGGGCCGCTGCCGTACGATTCCGTCTTCCCGCCGCACGAGCCTTTGGGCCGCGGCGTGGGAGCCATGCCGGGGCGCGTCGCCTGGGTGCGCGACGCGGCGGCCGTGACTTGGGACGGATCGGGCTACTGGTGGCAGCGCGAGCATTTCAACGAGGACGCGGTTCGGCGCATGGTGGACGACGGCGTTGCCGCGGCGGCGGGCGCGGACGATGCGGCGGCCGGATGGCGCGTGCTGTTCGAGGCGCACAACACGCGCGTCGGGCGCGCGGGCGGCTATCGGGCGGGTCAGCGGATCGCCGTCAAGGCGAACATGAACGGCGCGGGCACGTTCGGCACGGACGAGGACAGCGCCATGAGCTATACGACGCCGGTTCTTTTGCGTGCGCTGCTGCTGTCGCTCGTGGAGGACGCGGGCACAGCGCCGGGCGACATCGCGGTGTACGATGCGTGCCGCATCTTCCCGGCGCATATGATGGAGTTCTGCTCGGAGGGCGCGCTTGCCGGCGTGCGTTTCCGCTGTTACGACGAGGGCGGCCCGAACGACGCCGTGGGCGACGAAAGCGCGCCCGTCATCTGGTCGGGCGACGTGGCGGGAGCGGCGAACGTGGTGCCCGCCTGCGTATCGGAGGCCGACTACCTGATCAACCTCGCAAGCCTCAAGGGGCATAGCTACGGACTCACGCTGTGCGGCAAGAACCACTTCGGATCGCTGGTCAACTCCAACCGCCTGCGCCCGCCCGAGGCCGCCGGCATCCACCGCTACGTGTCGGGTCAGACTATGGGCATGTACACCGTGCCCGTCGATTTGCTCGCCAACCGCCTGCTGGGCGGCAAGACCATGCTGTGGATGCTGGACGGCCTGGTGACGGCCGTCTCCGAAGGAGCGTCGGTCACGCGCGAGGCGGCGCTGTGGGAGGGCGCGCCCTTCGACGGCGGGTTCGCGGCCAGCATCTTCCTGTCGCAGGATCCGGTGGCCATCGACTCGGTGGGCGCCGATTTCCTCATCAACCAGCCGGCGGTCACCAGCCGCAACGCCGCGCTCGAGGGCAACCTGGACGTGGAGAACTACCTGCATGAAGCCGCGTTGGCATCTGCGCCGCCATCGGGAGCCGCGTACCGCGACGGCGCAGGGAACCCGGTGGAGAGTCTCGGCGTGCACGAGCACTGGAACAATTCCGTGGAGCGCCTGTACAGCCGCGACCGCGGTGAGTCGGAGGGCATCGAGCTCGTCCGCATCCTGCGTTGA